The following proteins are encoded in a genomic region of Magnolia sinica isolate HGM2019 chromosome 1, MsV1, whole genome shotgun sequence:
- the LOC131226148 gene encoding glycine-rich cell wall structural protein, translated as MTKLLLLVLLVVVFCNASARQLVNKGALEEEKWWHHGVGGGLGGGGGGGFGGGAGGGLGGGAGAGGGAGFGGGAGAGGGGGLGGGGGGGFGGGGGGGVGGGAGGGFGGGAGAGGGAGLGGGAGGGGGGGFGGGGGGGLGGGAGGGFGGGAGGGFP; from the coding sequence ATGACTAAGCTTCTTCTCCTTGTTCTTCTCGTGGTTGTCTTCTGCAATGCAAGTGCAAGGCAGCTTGTGAACAAGGGAGCCTTGGAGGAAGAGAAGTGGTGGCACCATGGAGTCGGCGGTGGGCTCGGTGGCGGTGGCGGTGGCGGTTTTGGAGGTGGGGCCGGAGGAGGCCTAGGTGGTGGCGCTGGAGCTGGCGGCGGGGCTGGCTTCGGAGGTGGGGCTGGggctggtggtggtggtgggctCGGAGGTGGCGGCGGTGGAGGGTTTGGAGGCGGTGGTGGTGGTGGCGTTGGAGGAGGTGCTGGCGGAGGGTTCGGAGGTGGAGCTGGTGCTGGAGGTGGCGCTGGGCTAGGCGGTGGAGCTGGAGGCGGTGGTGGGGGAGGGTTTGGAGGTGGTGGAGGCGGTGGGCTCGGTGGTGGTGCAGGTGGTGGATTTGGAGGAGGAGCTGGTGGTGGGTTCCCATGA